From a single Oscarella lobularis chromosome 20, ooOscLobu1.1, whole genome shotgun sequence genomic region:
- the LOC136198864 gene encoding uncharacterized protein produces the protein MCVLGKKGDEVMMGRCGSTIVSPIPGSQFIPSSKYPDRGSNNDVWLFCIRKTQYTGKNPHPRGGHSFTTVDINRAILIGGFDGAKYFDDIYVFHLNSMEWIQVHLDGPHHLLPLYSHSTSVVDIPGLGPSAIVLWGVTNGDRMVSNAHLIVTDSRQCHKVPLTDKVIQTAYQSTCSLLRKNELFLILFGGTNDFKTWKPVALLDILKFDLKLDGFKGPTRT, from the exons ATGTGCGTGTTaggaaagaaaggagacgaagtcATGATGGGCAGATGCGGATCAACAATTGTTTCACCAATACCAGGATCTCAATTCattccttcttcaaaatatCCTGACAGGGGATCAAACAATGACGTTTGGTTGTTTTGCATTCGAAAGA CTCAATATACAGGAAAAAACCCACATCCTCGAGGCGGACATTCCTTCACTACAGTTGATATTAATCGAGCAATTCTCATTGGCGGTTTTGATGGTGCAAAGTATTTCGATGATATTTATGTTTTTCATTTGAACTCAATG GAGTGGATCCAAGTTCATTTGGATGGACCACATCATCTTCTTCCCTTATATAGTCATTCCACTAGTGTTGTTGATATTCCCGGTTTAGGACCATCTGCTATCGTCTTATGGGGAGTGACTAATGGCGATAGAATGGTCTCTAATGCTCATTTAATTGTCACTGATTCTCGACAATGTCATAAA GTTCCGTTGACTGATAAGGTTATACAAACTGCATATCAGTCGACGTGTTCTCtattgagaaaaaatgaactATTTCTAATACTATTTGGAGGAACAAATGATTTTAAAACATGGAAACCAGTGGCTCTTTTAGacattttaaaatttg ATTTGAAATTAGATGGCTTCAAAGGTCCAACACGAACATGA
- the LOC136198831 gene encoding carboxy-S-adenosyl-L-methionine synthase-like, which produces MTSYASNYQRFSQFTQQSDAANFLDNALQPVIGDRILDFGCGTGNVLIDLARRVGSTGFVVGIDPDEDRIKVAKRRLDAHAAHANVEVHLGSVDESAKYAPYDVINSNHVMHWILPEEHEKILRRIYGQLRPGGRFGFTTIRELTGYIRDVSATQYENSYDDFLSAVGWAYRPLSYWEKLLTDAGFEIVCSAEEERAYFVPNCEALLTWWESTSLGCFNAAPVIEDTEGDYEKLLKKHRWKKDEPIPTSAIHVDVVARKP; this is translated from the coding sequence ATGACGTCTTACGCTTCCAACTACCAACGCTTCTCGCAGTTCACCCAGCAATCCGATGCCGCGAATTTTCTCGACAACGCTTTGCAGCCGGTTATAGGTGATCGCATTCTCGACTTCGGCTGTGGAACAGGCAACGTGCTCATTGACTTGGCACGTCGGGTTGGCTCCACCGGCTTCGTCGTAGGAATCGATCCGGACGAGGATCGAATCAAAGTggcgaaacgtcgactcgacgccCACGCCGCGCACGCAAACGTCGAAGTCCATCTTGGATCAGTTGACGAGTCTGCGAAATACGCGCCTTACGACGTCATTAACTCGAACCACGTCATGCACTGGATTCTCCCCGAAGAACACGAAAAAATCTTGAGAAGAATCTACGGACAGCTGAGGCCGGGGGGAAGGTTCGGGTTCACGACGATACGAGAATTGACGGGATACATTCGCGACGTATCAGCAACTCAGTACGAAAATTCGTACGACGACTTCCTATCCGCAGTCGGTTGGGCTTACAGGCCGTTGTCCTATTGGGAAAAGCTTCTCACGGACGCGGGGTTCGAAATCGTTTGCAgcgccgaagaagaaagagcgtATTTTGTTCCGAACTGCGAAGCTTTGTTGACGTGGTGGGAGTCGACGAGCCTTGGATGCTTCAATGCTGCTCCAGTGATCGAAGACACGGAAGGTGACTACGAGAAACTATTAAAGAAACATAGGTGGAAAAAGGACGAGCCCATTCCCACCAGCGCTATCCACGTCGACGTGGTAGCGAGAAAGCCTTGA
- the LOC136199084 gene encoding serine-rich adhesin for platelets-like: MASEVSREPVDENSPITPEEFCKSRAKAARPRPKYDGDSGQIMSDAYMALQHAEDSSTASPEIEKYSGRNSPSKDVKQAEAAPKSPEVDESSRQNLSNMDSKQAVAAPTSPEIDENSGQNLDSEHAKASPEPPEYDGKSGQTFSNMDSQHAKAALTPSEYDRTNSSNMDSKQAKAASTSPEPDGDSGRSASMVFMDFNQDPAAPTPQENDDDSGPNTSNMDSKLAKATPTTPERFGESGLNASKAFMYSKQANATPTPQENDDDSRPNASSMGFKHAKNAPTLPELFGDSGLNASKAFLDSKQANAAPTPQENDREQARAASTLQENDDDSGPKASNMDSKPAKATPTAPELFGDSGLNASKAFLYSKQANAAPTPQENNGDSRRKHSKAFMASERAKEESIPLFSSTRPFAGNRKQAFDVCSPDQAVLDEMDSLYPLLSNGFDENVAIGVDNPCYEGDDSNIDCEKANAECDPLPSDIDTSLYSSNDSITNNVYDLVDFCHGEQVEVCIPIGAADEGKSQFIGEKYVEDSHSDDTNEFAKKASVDQLEVNILVGAVNEESFQLSNGENPSSEDSDSGGLEPTASTLEAESALQLTSSPPSPPSRDAVTIELAPLAPSESESDSIISNDQQRIEKKIKEMSKVEREALHVVSSQQLILDILDLEKEDDSDESKNCCKEKCGFCLESKALSCCLSKAGSCCTQVPVSKSFKKSAKVGAKYALAIIKPPAKLTTLLLRLLEIGFFALSIYVYAAEASEKGFITKLQESRFTLILFCLATIDLAFGLALSCFSTFLAARKSIKLTSYSKLGEEENPNPRDAQKSGWSAVFELFSKVVVFLLIYPLLIGDIYEFALVWNANNAVLAIDELANPTAVSLANLNDSDFVAVLKSSALKDVPKSVVLVIGLLLTFFDIYLHRIHMMRENFNRIRKLQRTRESCCFNVISRLIAHSVFLMLFNILLLVAIGFKAVEDNDLNCSLIDAIKSCKSNGEFRIIVNSTLKGPSNYSPSGDPTVSNKAWFMIAAGVALPLLSIAIFIGTNVLWFQEYFVLLFQGVMSKEDKEEYEKLPPDLHDYASKVKERKAKSLVADMLDDRHYSSEFSCWNRFVKSFCDLRAILLVLLYWCSVFAFLVFTFEMASTKESFTMLFVNIILGVAILSLALINDIVTLVLALTWTFLVFGGALAVVYVIAATIVGYCLYCVFCSDKEK; this comes from the exons ATG GCGTCTGAAGTG tcACGTGAGCCTGTTGACGAGAACTCGCCTATTACACCAGAG GAATTTTGCAAGTCGAGAGCAAAAGCTGCTCGGCCGCGGCCAAAATATGATGGAGATTCTGGGCAAATCATGTCAGACGCTTATATGGCTTTGCAACACGCAGAAGAttcttcgacggcgtcgccagaaattgaaaaatattcTGGACGAAACTCGCCAAGCAAGGATGTCAAGCAGGCCGAAGCTGCTCCGAAGTCTccagaagtcgacgaaagtTCTAGACAAAACTTGTCAAACATGGATTCTAAACAGGCCGTAGCTGCTCCGACGTCTccagaaatcgacgaaaattctGGACAAAACTTGGATTCTGAACACGCAAAAGCTTCCCCGGAGCCACCAGAATATGACGGCAAGTCTGGACAAACCTTTTCAAACATGGATTCTCAACACGCCAAAGCTGCTCTGACGCCATCAGAATATGATCGAACAAACTCGTCAAACATGGATTCCAAGCAGGCCAAAGCTGCTTCAACGTCGCCAGAACCTGACGGAGATTCTGGACGTAGCGCATCAATGGTATTCATGGATTTCAATCAGGACCCTGCTGCTCCGACGCCGcaagaaaatgacgacgattctggACCAAACACGTCAAACATGGATTCTAAACTGGCCAAAGCTACCCCAACGACGCCAGAACGTTTCGGAGAGTCTGGACTTAACGCATCGAAGGCATTCATGTATTCAAAACAAGCCAATGCTACTCCCACGCCGcaagaaaatgacgatgatTCTCGACCAAACGCGTCAAGCATGGGTTTTAAACACGCCAAAAATGCTCCGACGTTGCCAGAACTTTTCGGAGATTCTGGACTTAACGCATCGAAGGCATTCTTGGATTCTAAACAGGCCAATGCTGCTCCGACACCGCAAGAAAATGACAGAGAGCAGGCAAGAGCTGCTTCGACGCTGcaagaaaatgacgacgattctggACCAAAGGCGTCAAACATGGATTCTAAACCGGCCAAAGCTACTCCAACGGCGCCAGAACTTTTCGGAGATTCTGGACTTAACGCATCAAAGGCATTCTTGTATTCTAAACAGGCCAATGCTGCTCCCACGCCGCAAGAAAATAACGGAGATTCTAGACGAAAGCATTCAAAGGCATTCATGGCTTCTGAACGCGCCAAAGAAGAGTCGA TTCCTTTGTTTTCCAGCACGAGACCTTTTGCTGGAAACCGAAAGCAAGCTTTTGATGTTTGTTCGCCGGATCAAGCTGTTCTCGATGAAATGGATTCTTTGTATCCGTTGCTGAGCAACGGCTTTGACGAAAACGTTGCGATCG GTGTTGACAATCCTTGCtacgaaggcgacgattcTAACATCGATTGCGAAAAGGCGAATGCTGAATGCGACCCTCTTCCGTCCGACATTGATACGTCATTGTACAGTAGCAATGACAGCATCACGAACAATGTCTACGATCTGGTTGATTTTTGCCACGGGGAACAGGTAGAAGTTTGCATTCCAATAGGGGCAGCCGATGAAGGAAAAAGTCAGTTTATTGGCGAGAAATATGTCGAAG ATTCACATTCAGATGATACTAACGAATTTGCTAAGAAAGCCAGCGTAGATCAGCTTGAGGTGAATATCCTAGTCGGAGCAGTGAATGAAGAATCATTTCAGCTCAGCAACGGAGAGAATCCTAGCTCTGAGG ACTCAGATTCAGGTGGTTTGGAACCAACTGCTAGCACTTTGGAAGCAGAATCTGCTCTTCAATTGACTTCTTCTCCTCCGTCACCCCCTTCAAGAGATGCAGTGACGATTGAATTAGCGCCACTTGCCCCTTCCGAGTCGGAGTCTGACTCGATCATCAGCAACGATCAGCAGAGAatcgagaagaaaataaaagagatGTCTAAAGTAGAGAGAGAAGCTCTGCACGTTGTAAGCAGCCAGCAGCTAATTCTCGATATATTGGacttagaaaaagaagacgacagcgacgaaagTAAAAActgctgcaaagaaaaatgcgGCTTCTGCTTAGAATCGAAAGCTTTGTCGTGCTGTCTCTCTAAAGCGGGATCGTGCTGTACGCAAGTCCCGGTGAGTAAATCGTTTAAGAAATCTGCCAAGGTTGGAGCAAAGTACGCTCTTGCCATTATCAAACCGCCTGCCAAACTTACGACTCTGCTTCTGAGGCTTCTAGAAATCGGTTTTTTTGCTCTAAGCATTTACGTTTATGCAGCTGAAGCGTCCGAAAAAGGCTTCATCACAAAGCTTCAGGAGAGTAGGTTCACTCTCATTCTCTTCTGCTTGGCAACAATTGATCTTGCTTTCGGACTGGCTCTTTCTTGCTTTTCGACATTTCTTGCAGCGCGTAAATCAATCAAGCTTACATCGTATTCTAAATTaggtgaagaagagaatcCGAATCCTCGAGATGCACAGAAATCTGGCTGGAGTGCAgtttttgaattgttttcgAAAGTGGTAGTGTTTTTATTAATCTATCCGCTTCTCATAGGCGACATCTACGAATTTGCTTTAGTTTGGAACGCTAACAACGCTGTTCTAGCGATTGATGAATTGGCCAACCCGACTGCTGTCTCCTTGGCGAATCTAAATGATTCTGACTTTGTTGCAGTACTCAAAAGTTCGGCACTAAAGGATGTCCCAAAGTCTGTCGTTCTCGTAATCGGACTTCTTCTCACTTTTTTTGACATTTACCTTCACCGTATTCACATGATGCGAGAAAACTTTAACAGAATCAGAAAGCTTCAGAGAACAAGGGAATCTTGTTGCTTCAATGTCATATCTCGTTTGATAGCCCACAGCGTATTTCTCATGCTATTCAACATACTTCTACTTGTCGCAATTGGGTTTAAAGCAGTAGAAGACAATGATCTAAATTGCTCCCTTATTGACGCAATCAAAAGCTGCAAAAGCAATGGCGAATTTAGAATTATTGTAAACAGCACTTTAAAAGGCCCTTCTAATTACTCGCCGAGCGGTGACCCTACGGTTTCAAACAAGGCATGGTTCATGATAGCAGCTGGCGTCGCTTTGCCACTGTTAAGCATAGCAATATTCATTGGCACAAATGTACTTTGGTTTCAAGAGTACTTCGTCTTGCTTTTTCAGGGAGTCATGAGCAAAGAGGACAAAGAGGAATACGAGAAACTGCCGCCAGATCTCCACGATTACGCTTCAAAGGttaaagaaagaaaggcgaagagtCTAGTGGCTGACATGCTGGACGACCGACACTACTCGTCAGAATTCTCTTGCTGGAATCGTTTTGTTAAATCGTTCTGCGATCTGAGAGCTATTCTACTGGTCCTACTCTACTGGTGTTCtgtttttgcttttctcGTATTCACTTTTGAAATGGCATCTACCAAAGAGTCATTCACAATGTTATTTGTCAATATTATTTTGGGTGTGGCGATACTGTCATTGGCGCTGATAAACGACATCGTCACGCTTGTCCTTGCTCTGACTTGGACTTTCCTAGTATTTGGCGGTGCACTGGCAGTCGTCTACGTCATTGCTGCAACCATAGTTGGCTACTGTTTGTATTGCGTTTTCTGCTCGGACAAGGAGAAGTAG
- the LOC136198825 gene encoding uncharacterized protein, with product MKLDDHLIPRFSHSTVVVDIPTLGGPVAFLLWGYGKDAFPLSLAQMILIDSQKCKKISISDEPIPTGYQSVCSIVRRGLLFILRYGGSHYRFTERKPGAFFDIFKYDLQIFGETLLRYDLSEPIEQEISKFDEHAQMAEEPLSDPSLQIDRQDLVYDEDDDFLGQGACGDVFKATLKKDGREKIVAVKLFTDIRRRTKKEYEMFKKEASVLLRIEPESFHFRFNRTLRCSQILRACNRVRERRKFVVYSHVRRRSD from the exons atgaaattggatGATCATCTCATTCCTCGATTCTCCCATTCGACGGTTGTTGTTGATATTCCCACATTAGGGGGGCCAGTTGCTTTTCTCTTGTGGGGATATGGGAAAGACGCGTTTCCTCTGTCCCTGGCCCAAATGATTCTAATTGACTCCcaaaagtgcaaaaag ATCTCAATATCAGATGAGCCCATTCCAACAGGGTATCAATCAGTCTGCTCTATTGTTAGAAGAGGTCTTCTGTTTATTCTGCGATATGGAGGATCACACTATAGATTTACCGAGAGAAAACCAGGAGCGTTTTTCGACATTTTTAAATAtg ATTTACAAATATTTGGCGAGACACTCCTTCGCTACGATTTGAGCGAACCGATCGAACAAGAAATTTCGAAATTCGATGAGCATGCGCAGATGGCCGAA GAACCACTTTCGGATCcgtctcttcaaatcgaccGACAGGATCTCGTCTATGAtgaggacgacgatttcttggGGCAAGGAGCCTGTGGCGATGTTTTCAAAGCAACGCTAAAGAAAGACGGAAGAGagaagatcgtcgccgtcaaactTTTCACGGACatacgaagaagaacaaaaaa ggAATACGAAATGTTTAAGAAGGAGGCTTCTGTGCTACTTCGAATTGAACCGGAATCCTTTCATTTTAGGTTTAATCGGACTTTGCGCTGTTCCCAGATTCTACGCGCTTGTAACCGAGTTCGTGAGCGGAGGAAATTTGTCGTCTATTCTCACgtcagacgaagaagcgattgA
- the LOC136199240 gene encoding receptor-interacting serine/threonine-protein kinase 2-like, translated as MLHLHGNHPPVIHYDLKAENVLVERILDERKDHFICKVADFGLSKVSGVSSITIVRQKDSVPSGTVTHIAPERYSRCPYGDGDDEVVRNVLAKKSDVYSYGVLLWEIRERKHPYQGTDRDTIRYLVRTGEKLPEGEALNVPPFFDDLMTKCTQFDPQNRPMFDDIILKLTENESD; from the exons ATGCTTCATCTCCACGGCAATCATCCACCAGTGATTCACTACGACTTGAAAGCGGAGAACGTTTTGGTTGAGCGCATTCtagacgaaagaaaagatcACTTTATATGCAAA GTTGCCGATTTTGGACTTTCAAAAGTGTCAGGCGTTAGTTCGATTACTATAGTTCGGCAAAAGGATTCCGTTCCGTCTGGCACAGTCACTCACATTGCTCCAGAGCGATATTCCCGTTGTCCGTACGGCGATGGAGACGACGAGGTCGTGAGAAATGTGTTGGCGAAAAAATCTGACGTCTATAGCTACGGAGTTTTGCTCTGGGAAATACGAGAAAGGAAGCATCCCTATCAAG GTACGGATAGAGATACTATTCGCTATCTTGTCAGAACTGGAGAGAAACTTCCGGAAGGCGAAGCACTCAATGTTCCTccgttcttcgacgatctcatGACGAAATGCACACAATTCGATCCCCAGAATCGACCAATGTTCGACGACATTATACTCAAGCtaacagaaaacgaatctGATTGA